From one Trichocoleus desertorum ATA4-8-CV12 genomic stretch:
- the recF gene encoding DNA replication/repair protein RecF, translating to MYLKSLHLRHFRNYLDQRVDFSAPKTILVGNNAQGKSNLLEAVELLATLRSHRASRDRDLVLEGEPIGQIAALLERDTGSIDLTLTLRSNGRRTVALNSEPLRRQLDFLGVLNAVEFSSLDLDLVRGGPEKRRAWLDALLTQLEPIYAHILQQYNHILRQRNALLKQRQPRTTEPSLFSSSPEPTEAVDKPATLELWNTQLAAAGSRVIRRRARVLERLAPLAEQWHQAISGSTEVLQVRYAPNVVLTEDDPAQVQQAFLEKIQQRAIAEQHQGTTLVGPHRDEVEFTINQTPARQYGSQGQQRTLVLALKLAELKLIEEVVGEPPLLLLDDVLAELDLNRQNQLLDAIQDRFQTLITTTHLGSFDAQWLNSSQILAVRAGQISPI from the coding sequence ATGTATCTCAAAAGTCTTCATCTGCGTCACTTTCGCAATTATCTGGATCAGCGGGTTGACTTCTCTGCCCCCAAAACCATCTTGGTGGGCAACAATGCTCAAGGTAAGTCTAATTTGCTCGAAGCCGTGGAGTTATTAGCCACCCTGCGATCGCACCGGGCTAGCCGCGATCGCGACCTAGTGCTAGAAGGAGAGCCAATTGGCCAAATTGCCGCCTTGCTAGAGCGAGATACAGGTTCTATTGACCTCACACTCACCTTGCGGAGTAATGGTCGCCGCACCGTTGCGCTTAATAGCGAACCTTTACGCCGCCAACTCGACTTTTTGGGCGTTCTGAATGCCGTCGAATTCTCCAGCTTAGATTTAGATTTAGTCCGGGGTGGCCCCGAAAAACGGCGAGCCTGGTTAGACGCCCTGCTGACTCAGCTAGAGCCGATCTACGCCCACATTTTGCAGCAGTACAACCACATCCTGCGGCAACGCAATGCTTTACTCAAGCAGCGGCAACCACGCACGACAGAGCCCAGCTTATTTTCCTCATCTCCAGAGCCTACAGAAGCAGTCGATAAACCAGCAACCTTAGAGCTGTGGAATACCCAGCTGGCCGCCGCAGGCTCTCGTGTGATTCGCCGCCGAGCTAGAGTTCTAGAGCGATTGGCTCCTCTGGCTGAGCAATGGCACCAAGCCATTAGTGGCAGCACTGAAGTTTTGCAAGTGAGATACGCACCAAACGTCGTGTTGACTGAGGACGACCCTGCCCAGGTGCAGCAAGCCTTTCTAGAGAAAATTCAGCAACGGGCGATCGCAGAACAGCACCAAGGCACCACCTTAGTTGGCCCGCACCGGGACGAAGTGGAATTCACCATCAACCAAACTCCCGCTCGGCAATATGGCTCTCAAGGGCAGCAACGCACCTTAGTTCTAGCTTTGAAATTAGCAGAACTCAAACTAATTGAAGAGGTCGTGGGGGAACCCCCTCTGCTGTTATTAGATGACGTTTTAGCAGAGTTAGACCTTAACCGCCAAAATCAATTGCTCGATGCCATTCAAGACCGATTTCAAACTTTGATTACCACAACCCACTTGGGTTCTTTCGATGCTCAATGGCTAAATTCTTCGCAAATTTTGGCAGTCCGAGCAGGGCAAATCTCACCTATTTAA
- a CDS encoding S-layer homology domain-containing protein yields the protein MTNSLPPNPQPSPRDPLGFDEFIGIFLAFSVIGGILFWSLGRTGQSFNLGNLSATPTPTATPTPTATPTDPASPVAGTVAPAPDPTQPSPLVAPTPAESTVVPVPFAIRAPASPSPSPTPSPTSEATEPVGFSDLSENYWAYPFITALAQRDIISGFPDGTFRPDAPVTRAEYAAMLQKAFDKPPNLAAVSYKDVASDFWANDAIQEVSRNGFLAGYPNRIFQPTQQIPRVQALVALASGLEIPRPAAPTQVLQTYDDAAQIPQYATNAVAAATQAGLAVSYPQPKALEPNEKTTRADAAAFIYQALVASGKAENISSQYVVQP from the coding sequence ATGACCAATTCGCTGCCCCCCAATCCTCAGCCATCCCCCAGAGATCCTCTAGGATTTGATGAGTTTATTGGCATTTTTCTCGCCTTTAGTGTCATTGGCGGTATCTTGTTTTGGTCGCTAGGCCGAACAGGACAAAGCTTCAATCTCGGTAACCTTTCGGCAACCCCAACGCCTACTGCAACCCCAACGCCTACTGCGACCCCAACCGATCCTGCCAGTCCAGTTGCAGGAACCGTAGCCCCAGCTCCGGACCCAACTCAACCGAGCCCTTTGGTTGCGCCTACCCCAGCTGAATCGACTGTGGTTCCGGTGCCGTTTGCAATCAGAGCCCCTGCTAGCCCTAGTCCCAGTCCTACCCCTAGCCCTACTTCAGAGGCCACTGAGCCAGTTGGCTTCTCGGATCTTTCAGAAAATTATTGGGCTTACCCCTTCATTACAGCTCTCGCTCAGCGCGATATCATTAGCGGCTTTCCAGATGGCACATTTCGGCCCGATGCTCCGGTAACAAGAGCTGAGTATGCGGCGATGCTGCAAAAAGCCTTTGACAAACCACCAAACCTAGCAGCGGTAAGCTACAAAGACGTAGCTTCAGACTTCTGGGCCAACGATGCTATTCAAGAAGTGTCTCGAAATGGTTTTTTGGCGGGTTACCCAAACAGGATCTTTCAGCCCACCCAACAAATTCCCAGAGTTCAAGCGTTGGTTGCTCTGGCCAGTGGCTTAGAAATTCCTCGTCCGGCGGCTCCTACCCAAGTGCTGCAAACCTATGACGATGCAGCGCAGATCCCTCAGTATGCTACTAATGCCGTAGCAGCGGCAACGCAGGCTGGTCTAGCTGTGTCTTATCCACAACCCAAAGCACTGGAGCCAAACGAAAAGACAACTCGTGCAGATGCAGCAGCTTTTATCTACCAAGCCTTAGTCGCCTCTGGCAAAGCCGAAAACATTTCATCTCAGTATGTAGTGCAGCCTTAG
- a CDS encoding (2Fe-2S) ferredoxin domain-containing protein, with product MGKSKYDQLSEFSLEGRFLGFEMEDGYKFKRIQVATPEGEVCIKLSKESRASVVSSFIAEGKVLNPGDWIRITGEKKLDSKTGFPKLKAYAIHPAVPGEMPPVAPSKAAPASGKGTILVCQKSDCMKRGAKALCQALESEISDRGLSEQVTVKGTGCMKQCKAGPTMVVMPDKTRYTRIHPETVSAILEEHFPSEPQPQASEDDSAIKAELAIASSKSPRHHS from the coding sequence ATGGGTAAGTCCAAGTACGACCAGCTTTCAGAATTCAGCTTAGAGGGGCGTTTTCTCGGCTTTGAAATGGAAGATGGCTACAAATTTAAGCGCATCCAAGTGGCTACCCCTGAAGGCGAGGTTTGTATCAAACTGTCTAAAGAGTCACGAGCGAGTGTCGTTTCCTCCTTTATCGCTGAAGGCAAAGTGTTAAACCCAGGCGATTGGATTCGGATTACGGGCGAGAAAAAGCTGGACTCTAAAACGGGATTTCCCAAGCTCAAGGCTTACGCAATCCACCCCGCTGTACCCGGTGAAATGCCTCCGGTGGCTCCATCCAAAGCAGCTCCTGCCTCCGGTAAAGGAACTATTTTAGTTTGCCAAAAATCAGACTGTATGAAACGGGGTGCAAAAGCGCTGTGTCAGGCGTTGGAGTCGGAAATAAGCGATCGCGGTCTGAGTGAGCAAGTCACGGTTAAGGGCACTGGTTGCATGAAGCAGTGCAAGGCTGGCCCCACTATGGTCGTGATGCCTGACAAAACCCGCTATACCCGCATTCATCCTGAAACCGTTTCTGCCATTCTGGAAGAGCATTTCCCATCTGAACCCCAACCTCAAGCAAGCGAAGACGATAGTGCGATCAAGGCAGAACTCGCGATCGCATCTTCTAAGTCTCCTAGGCATCATTCATAA
- the aroA gene encoding 3-phosphoshikimate 1-carboxyvinyltransferase — protein sequence MPAPIVTLTTTENQHQLTIAQPNSGLSLQGRVQIPGDKSISHRALMLGALAEGETQIQGLLLGEDPCSTASCFQAMGAEISELNTELVRVQGIGLGNLREPVDVLNAGNSGTTLRLMLGILASHPDRFFTVTGDSSLRSRPMSRVVKPLQQMGAQIWGRQGGALAPLAVQGQALQPTHYQSPIASAQVKSCILLAGLMTEGQTTVTEPALSRDHSERMLRAFGAELTVDPETKSVTVTGPARLQGQTVIVPGDISSAAFWLVAGAIVPGSELWVENVGVNPTRTGILEALEMMGADITLENQRIVAGEPVADLHVRHSVLKACEIKGDIIPRLIDEIPILAVAAAFAQGTTIIRDAEELRVKESDRIAVMATQLNQMGAQVTELPDGLEITGGVPLKGAAVDSHTDHRIAMSLAIAALNATGTTTVHRAEAAAISYPNFTTTLQQICHSL from the coding sequence ATGCCAGCTCCGATCGTAACGTTGACAACCACAGAAAATCAGCATCAGCTCACAATTGCCCAGCCGAATTCAGGTCTTTCTTTGCAGGGTCGAGTGCAGATTCCTGGCGATAAATCCATCTCTCACCGGGCTCTGATGTTGGGAGCTTTGGCCGAGGGAGAAACGCAAATTCAAGGATTACTCCTGGGCGAAGATCCTTGCAGTACCGCGAGTTGTTTTCAAGCGATGGGAGCAGAAATCTCGGAGCTGAATACGGAGCTGGTGCGCGTGCAGGGGATTGGCTTAGGCAATCTGCGAGAACCCGTCGATGTTTTGAATGCAGGCAACTCTGGTACCACTCTGCGGCTGATGCTGGGGATTTTGGCTTCTCACCCCGATCGCTTTTTTACAGTGACAGGGGATAGCTCTTTGCGATCGCGCCCCATGTCCCGTGTCGTCAAGCCGCTGCAACAGATGGGAGCCCAAATTTGGGGCCGCCAAGGGGGGGCTTTAGCGCCCTTAGCGGTGCAAGGCCAAGCCCTCCAGCCCACACATTACCAGTCCCCCATTGCTTCAGCTCAAGTCAAGTCTTGCATTCTGTTGGCAGGGCTCATGACTGAGGGCCAAACCACGGTCACTGAGCCTGCCCTCTCCCGTGACCATAGTGAGCGCATGTTGCGGGCGTTTGGCGCTGAGTTGACTGTCGATCCAGAAACCAAGAGTGTCACCGTTACGGGGCCAGCTCGTCTACAAGGCCAAACCGTAATTGTTCCTGGTGATATTAGCTCTGCCGCCTTCTGGCTAGTGGCAGGCGCGATCGTCCCAGGTTCCGAACTGTGGGTGGAAAACGTGGGGGTGAATCCGACCCGTACCGGGATTTTGGAGGCTTTAGAGATGATGGGAGCCGACATTACCCTGGAAAATCAACGCATTGTGGCGGGAGAACCAGTCGCTGATTTACATGTGCGGCATAGCGTCCTGAAAGCTTGTGAAATTAAGGGAGACATCATTCCTCGCTTAATTGATGAGATTCCAATTTTGGCAGTTGCTGCCGCCTTTGCTCAAGGTACTACCATTATTCGGGATGCAGAGGAGTTACGGGTCAAAGAGAGCGATCGCATTGCGGTGATGGCAACTCAGCTCAACCAAATGGGGGCGCAAGTTACCGAGTTACCAGATGGTTTAGAAATTACGGGTGGTGTTCCCCTCAAAGGTGCCGCAGTGGATAGCCACACCGATCATCGGATTGCTATGAGTTTGGCGATCGCCGCTCTCAATGCCACGGGCACCACGACCGTTCACCGAGCTGAAGCCGCCGCAATTTCTTACCCCAACTTCACGACCACTTTGCAACAGATCTGTCACTCTCTATAG
- a CDS encoding EAL domain-containing protein, whose amino-acid sequence MAKILVIEDDQPVRENILELLEVEEFDVIGAENGLLGVQLAQKHLPDLVLCDVMMPELDGYGVLTALRADPLTAAIPFIFLTAKADKTDLRQGMNLGADDYLTKPCTADELLDAIAARLQKQARVTQQYTTALNQAQEQLNQLIRHDSLTGLSNRLALRERFSVILAQTTQPEPIVPVLLVHLNRFNRINDTLGYLLGDLLIQTVATRILECVQPTDTVIRLSTEQFVVLLPNTQQKQAVADIAQEILERLSLPFVLEGQEVFVSTSIGISLYAENADSIDALIKQADAAMQSAQKQGGNHYEFYAASMNLGSLNQLLLEANLRHALERLEFQVYYQPKVSLTTGEIVGAEALIRWFSPTQGFVSPAEFIPLAEETGLIVPLDEWVITTACTQVRQWQLAEFPPLQVAVNLSGLQFHQTNLIERVTQILHQTQLDPQYLELELTEGVIMQNTDATVHRLDQLKDLGIQIAIDDFGTGYSSLSYLKQFSFDTLKIDRCFVQNISCDSKNAAITTAMIQMAHDLELKVIAEGVETSSELAFLQQQACDEMQGYFFSRPVPAHEFEQLLVTGKRLSN is encoded by the coding sequence ATGGCGAAAATTCTTGTAATCGAGGATGATCAACCAGTTCGGGAAAATATCTTAGAGCTATTAGAAGTCGAAGAGTTTGATGTCATTGGGGCAGAAAATGGTTTGCTTGGCGTACAACTGGCCCAGAAGCATCTACCAGACTTGGTTCTCTGCGATGTCATGATGCCAGAGCTGGATGGCTATGGAGTGTTGACCGCTCTGCGGGCAGATCCGCTCACTGCTGCAATTCCGTTTATCTTCTTGACGGCCAAAGCTGACAAAACTGACCTCCGCCAAGGTATGAACTTGGGAGCTGATGACTATTTGACCAAACCCTGTACTGCTGATGAGCTGCTAGACGCGATCGCTGCACGGTTGCAAAAACAAGCAAGAGTGACTCAGCAGTACACGACGGCTCTCAACCAGGCCCAAGAACAGCTGAACCAGCTAATCCGGCATGATAGCCTCACAGGTTTGTCTAACCGCTTAGCTCTCCGAGAACGATTTAGCGTCATTCTCGCCCAAACGACCCAACCCGAACCCATAGTGCCAGTTCTACTGGTACATCTAAACCGGTTTAACCGCATCAACGATACTTTAGGCTACTTACTGGGGGATCTCTTGATCCAAACAGTGGCGACCCGAATTCTAGAGTGTGTACAACCCACAGACACAGTCATTCGCCTGAGCACAGAACAATTCGTTGTGCTTTTACCTAACACTCAGCAAAAACAAGCAGTAGCAGATATTGCTCAAGAGATTCTAGAGCGGCTATCTCTGCCTTTTGTTCTAGAGGGGCAAGAAGTCTTTGTGAGTACAAGTATCGGTATTTCTCTCTATGCCGAAAATGCCGATAGCATTGACGCTCTGATTAAGCAGGCCGATGCAGCTATGCAGAGCGCTCAAAAACAAGGAGGCAACCACTACGAGTTTTATGCGGCAAGCATGAATCTTGGCTCGCTCAATCAACTGCTGCTAGAAGCGAACCTCCGGCATGCTTTGGAACGCTTAGAGTTTCAGGTTTACTACCAACCCAAGGTGAGCTTAACGACTGGGGAAATTGTTGGAGCGGAAGCGTTGATTCGCTGGTTTTCTCCCACTCAAGGCTTCGTCTCACCTGCCGAGTTTATTCCTTTGGCGGAAGAAACAGGGTTGATCGTGCCCTTAGATGAATGGGTGATCACAACTGCATGCACTCAGGTCAGGCAGTGGCAGCTAGCCGAGTTTCCTCCGTTGCAGGTTGCGGTTAACTTGTCAGGGTTGCAATTTCACCAAACTAATCTGATCGAACGAGTCACCCAAATTTTGCACCAAACTCAGCTAGACCCGCAGTATCTAGAGCTAGAGCTAACGGAAGGGGTGATTATGCAAAACACTGATGCCACGGTTCATAGGTTGGATCAGCTCAAAGATTTGGGGATTCAGATTGCGATTGATGACTTTGGCACTGGGTATTCTTCCTTAAGTTATCTAAAGCAATTCTCCTTTGACACCCTGAAAATCGATCGCTGCTTTGTTCAAAACATTAGCTGTGACTCTAAAAATGCAGCCATTACCACTGCCATGATTCAGATGGCTCATGATCTGGAACTGAAGGTGATTGCGGAAGGCGTCGAAACCAGTTCAGAGTTAGCTTTTTTGCAGCAGCAAGCTTGTGATGAAATGCAAGGATATTTCTTTAGTCGCCCTGTTCCAGCACATGAGTTTGAGCAGCTACTGGTAACTGGTAAGCGGCTGAGCAATTAA
- a CDS encoding DUF167 domain-containing protein yields MQRIVVKVRPDSKVQKIETASDGSLVVHVKAPPVDGKANIETNN; encoded by the coding sequence ATGCAACGCATTGTGGTTAAGGTGAGGCCCGATTCCAAGGTGCAAAAGATTGAAACTGCTTCAGATGGTAGTTTAGTGGTTCACGTCAAGGCACCACCCGTTGATGGCAAGGCGAATATTGAAACCAATAATTAA
- a CDS encoding molybdenum cofactor guanylyltransferase, whose protein sequence is MSLAAIILAGGQSSRMGQDKALIPVHGVPLLRHVCDVASKCTRDIYVVTPWPQRYWELLPPSCRLVQERPLHPDIQPQGPLVGFAQGLVQVKADWALLLACDLPRLRAEVLQDWAQQLDSVPESAIAFVPHHAKGWDPLCGFYRRSCLPLLNAFISRGGRSFQRWLDRNEVHAIPDPDKSMLFNCNTPSDLAALS, encoded by the coding sequence ATGTCACTCGCTGCAATTATCCTCGCTGGCGGTCAAAGCTCTCGGATGGGTCAGGATAAAGCCCTGATTCCGGTGCATGGTGTGCCTCTGCTGCGCCATGTGTGTGATGTTGCCTCCAAGTGTACCCGTGACATCTATGTGGTGACGCCTTGGCCACAGCGTTACTGGGAGTTGCTACCTCCTTCCTGTCGCCTAGTGCAAGAACGACCTTTGCATCCAGATATTCAGCCTCAAGGCCCTTTAGTGGGATTTGCTCAAGGTTTGGTGCAAGTTAAAGCAGATTGGGCCTTATTGTTAGCCTGTGATCTCCCCCGGCTCAGAGCTGAGGTCTTACAAGACTGGGCACAACAACTAGACAGCGTTCCGGAGTCTGCGATCGCCTTTGTCCCTCACCATGCTAAAGGCTGGGACCCCTTGTGTGGGTTTTATCGCCGGAGTTGCTTACCGCTCTTGAATGCTTTTATTAGCCGAGGTGGGCGATCGTTCCAACGTTGGCTAGACCGCAATGAAGTGCATGCGATTCCAGATCCTGATAAGTCAATGCTCTTTAACTGCAATACTCCTAGTGATTTAGCAGCTTTGAGTTAG
- a CDS encoding CsbD family protein encodes MSIEDRAEAVAKNIEGKVQEAVGNITGDPKDQAEGQIKQQQSAAMHTVEDMKDQAKRVIDQA; translated from the coding sequence ATGAGTATTGAAGATAGAGCCGAAGCAGTTGCTAAAAACATTGAAGGCAAAGTTCAAGAAGCAGTGGGCAACATTACGGGCGATCCTAAAGACCAAGCCGAAGGTCAAATTAAGCAGCAGCAGTCCGCCGCGATGCACACGGTAGAAGATATGAAAGATCAGGCGAAAAGGGTAATTGATCAAGCCTAG
- a CDS encoding HEAT repeat domain-containing protein, which yields MLKVLEEAQAAALQANWPLLNQYLQQVPEALKTASSADSNAASRAEIDQQTVIGLQQVLDLAIAALSNGDFQSRWDIAKLFPTLATAVNQAGQSEDWITAPLIEIVQDDAADVELRWFAVRILGQFNQPVVIKTLVQLLQDAEDTEAEELSEIAATTLASFGPTAIAALTELLADEQSRVLAVQALAQIRSRETIAPLCSVVNDSQVEVRSAAIEALSSFHDPQIAPILVNALNDVAATVRREAVSGLALRADLAPDLDVVALLRDRLWDFNLAVCQQAATSLGRLGSPTAAAALWQVLQSAATPVTLQLEVVRALGWMNHSDALDYLRQALQLGSDEVYQAVLTALGRVELPELKPQAAEILLAALDSQHPAVQQPHTKQAIALGLGQLGEIAAVEPLIQLLATPDMGVQLHAIAALKQLAPEQAHQHLQALSADAETPPKLKQGVAIALQEWQVNRIIGEN from the coding sequence ATGTTAAAGGTTTTAGAAGAAGCGCAGGCTGCGGCCCTGCAAGCCAATTGGCCGCTACTCAATCAGTATTTGCAACAAGTTCCTGAAGCCCTAAAAACTGCTTCTAGCGCTGATTCTAATGCTGCTTCTAGGGCTGAAATAGATCAGCAGACAGTCATAGGTTTGCAACAAGTGCTGGATTTGGCGATCGCGGCTCTCTCTAACGGAGACTTTCAATCGCGGTGGGACATCGCCAAACTGTTTCCCACCTTAGCCACAGCAGTCAACCAGGCTGGACAAAGTGAAGATTGGATCACTGCGCCTTTGATCGAAATTGTGCAAGATGATGCAGCCGATGTAGAACTGCGTTGGTTTGCAGTAAGAATCTTGGGCCAGTTTAATCAGCCTGTAGTAATTAAGACTTTGGTGCAACTACTGCAAGATGCTGAGGATACTGAAGCGGAAGAGTTGAGTGAAATCGCTGCAACTACCTTGGCAAGTTTTGGCCCAACCGCGATCGCAGCTTTAACAGAGCTACTAGCCGATGAGCAATCCAGAGTGTTAGCAGTGCAAGCCTTAGCCCAGATCCGCAGCCGTGAAACCATTGCTCCCTTATGCAGCGTGGTGAACGATTCTCAAGTAGAAGTGCGATCGGCTGCGATTGAGGCGTTGAGTAGTTTTCATGACCCCCAGATTGCGCCGATTTTGGTCAATGCTCTCAATGATGTGGCAGCTACAGTCAGACGAGAGGCTGTGTCGGGCTTGGCTTTACGAGCAGATTTAGCCCCCGATCTGGATGTAGTTGCACTCCTGCGCGATCGCCTATGGGATTTTAATCTGGCAGTGTGCCAACAAGCAGCAACTTCCCTGGGGCGGTTAGGGAGTCCCACAGCGGCAGCAGCTTTATGGCAAGTGTTGCAATCTGCGGCCACTCCTGTCACCCTCCAGTTAGAAGTGGTGCGAGCTTTAGGTTGGATGAATCACTCTGACGCACTGGACTACTTACGCCAAGCATTGCAGCTAGGATCTGACGAAGTGTATCAAGCTGTGCTCACGGCACTAGGTCGAGTGGAACTGCCTGAGTTGAAACCGCAAGCCGCCGAAATTTTATTGGCAGCGCTGGACAGCCAACACCCCGCTGTGCAACAACCCCACACGAAACAAGCGATCGCGCTAGGTTTAGGGCAATTGGGAGAAATTGCTGCTGTGGAACCGCTGATTCAACTGTTAGCCACGCCGGATATGGGTGTGCAGCTCCATGCGATCGCCGCCTTGAAGCAACTTGCTCCTGAACAAGCCCATCAACACCTGCAAGCTTTGTCGGCAGATGCAGAAACTCCACCGAAATTGAAGCAGGGAGTGGCGATCGCTTTGCAAGAGTGGCAAGTGAATAGAATTATTGGCGAAAATTGA
- a CDS encoding ubiquinol-cytochrome c reductase iron-sulfur subunit, which produces MDRRTFLTWVGVGGIASSLPVAIAACSDKTTTNETASNSTAPSASSARSDGFQPVGALNSKGELAVPKFASGPLLVVRNPASPESLVAVNPTCTHKACPVTWQADQQVFFCACHDSKFATDGKALQGPATEPLKTYEAKLEGSTVLVKI; this is translated from the coding sequence ATGGATCGTCGTACTTTCTTAACTTGGGTTGGCGTTGGTGGAATTGCCAGTTCTTTGCCAGTGGCGATCGCCGCCTGCTCTGACAAAACGACTACAAACGAAACGGCGTCGAATTCTACAGCTCCTTCAGCAAGTTCGGCTCGCTCGGATGGCTTCCAACCCGTGGGAGCACTAAACTCGAAGGGTGAATTGGCCGTCCCAAAGTTTGCCTCCGGGCCTTTATTAGTAGTACGAAACCCTGCTAGTCCTGAGAGCCTAGTCGCCGTTAATCCTACCTGTACCCATAAGGCTTGTCCGGTAACCTGGCAGGCGGATCAACAAGTTTTCTTCTGTGCTTGCCACGATTCCAAGTTCGCCACCGATGGCAAAGCATTGCAAGGGCCAGCTACAGAGCCGCTTAAAACCTATGAGGCGAAGCTAGAAGGGAGTACGGTTTTGGTAAAAATCTAA
- a CDS encoding formate/nitrite transporter family protein: MIMTKEAIATIISAARTKAELVENSLPKFLVLSVMAGVYVGFGVMLVFSIGAPLHAAGSPAVKALMGASFAVALSLVIFAGSELFTGNHMFMAIASLAKQVTWKDTWKVLGISFIGNLAGSLLLALLLVQSGLLAKGPIKNFVLEAVAGKMQAPFMELFFRGILCNILVCLAIWMAAKTKEDIAKLVLIFWCLFAFVGAGFEHSVANMTLMGLGLFIPHDPAQISWIGYAKNLIPVSLGNWVGGACLVGASYWYVGSDRPSRKTRKTKKLESMPSFETWETEPREKTTY, from the coding sequence TTGATTATGACGAAAGAAGCGATCGCGACTATTATTAGTGCTGCCCGCACCAAAGCAGAACTGGTTGAAAACAGCTTGCCTAAATTCTTAGTTCTATCTGTAATGGCAGGTGTTTATGTTGGCTTTGGAGTGATGCTGGTTTTTTCCATTGGCGCACCCTTGCATGCGGCTGGATCACCTGCGGTTAAAGCCTTAATGGGAGCTTCGTTTGCGGTCGCTTTGTCATTAGTTATTTTTGCTGGGTCTGAACTATTCACTGGCAATCATATGTTCATGGCAATTGCTAGCCTTGCTAAACAAGTCACCTGGAAAGACACTTGGAAGGTTTTGGGAATCAGCTTTATTGGTAACTTGGCTGGCTCTCTGCTGCTAGCCCTGCTCTTGGTTCAGTCCGGGCTTTTGGCTAAAGGACCGATCAAGAATTTCGTCTTAGAAGCTGTAGCTGGAAAAATGCAGGCTCCCTTTATGGAGCTATTCTTTCGCGGCATCCTTTGCAATATTTTGGTTTGTTTAGCCATTTGGATGGCCGCTAAGACCAAAGAGGATATCGCGAAGTTGGTGCTGATCTTCTGGTGTCTGTTTGCCTTTGTGGGGGCAGGGTTTGAACACAGCGTCGCCAACATGACCCTGATGGGATTAGGTCTATTTATTCCTCATGATCCGGCGCAAATTTCTTGGATCGGATACGCCAAAAACCTGATCCCTGTCTCTCTGGGTAACTGGGTTGGTGGCGCTTGCCTCGTTGGAGCCTCTTACTGGTATGTAGGGAGCGATCGCCCATCCCGTAAAACCAGAAAAACTAAAAAGTTGGAATCAATGCCTAGTTTTGAAACTTGGGAAACAGAACCTAGAGAGAAAACAACTTATTAA